Genomic DNA from Montipora capricornis isolate CH-2021 unplaced genomic scaffold, ASM3666992v2 scaffold_391, whole genome shotgun sequence:
CAAAATACACTCGAAGCTGTTAGACCCCGAGGGGAGGTACATAATTCTCAAAGCGGAGATTCAAGAAAATCCTGTGGTTCTGATTAATGTATGCGCACCGAACAAGAATACAGAGCTTACACTTTTTTTCACAGGAACAGGACTATATGTCGCTTGACTCAGTAGTTTTCGCACTAAAGTCATGTTTCAAAACCAAACACCAAAAAGTTCTTTTACTCTGCTGACTCAAGTTTATGTAGGGTTTACAAGATTAAAAAGCCTCCGGGTGACAAAAAACAATCTCGTATCCGGCCTGGGTGATGCTTTCTCGAGCTCCTTCCCACTGGGAAATAACCGGCGAATCAGCGTCGATTCCTTTCTTTACTCCTAGCACCGCTGCTTCCACACCTCTCGCTctcaatttagaaatctgatcATACATCAAAGCGTTCAAAGGTGAAACAACTAAAACTACAGACTTTGTTACCGACGTGGTTGCACgtgtttcctctctttccctGAACAATCGAGGCAGAACTTGGAAAACTAAGGATTTCCCGTAGCCGGTAGGAAGAAGAGCAACTAAATCTTtctttaaatataaactttccaGGTAAATgacttgtttcactttcaaaattatATCGTCATAGCCATCCGAAAGTGGCGCCTTCTGAACACATCTCAGAAACtcgagcgccattttgaaaccaaCAATTGTTCAACTTCACCTTCCCCGGGATGGTATTTTATCGTCCTCTCGACCAAATGTACTTGAGTACCCACCCACCCTGCGGTTTTGGATGGATAGATGGTCAAGTGACCAGCCGCAACAAGGGTCTCTCTTCCAACGACCAAGGGTGGCggggaagagagaccctgggaacgaggttggatttAGTCACTTTTCTTTGATTAGCTCCATGTAGCTCACATGAGCTTCCCTACATTTCAATGTAGCACACGTAAAATCATTCAACTTGACACCAAATTTTTCTTCCGACACGCAGTGAAGGTATAACATATATGCTGAAGAGCCAATGCCTTGACACCAAGGTCTGTTTGTAAACAGAACATGATAGTCTCCAGCACTGCTCACCTCTACATCGATTACGTCACGAtttcagttgataatataaaaGGAATCGTTATGCATCatgggatactattcattcctcCTCTGGGTAAAGTCGATACAAATCAATCCTAAAAATTCGATTTATTTTACTTCCTGCAAAGTGTTCATTAGTCATCTACTCGTTTATTCCTTGCTTTAATTGCATTTCCTTCTCTGCGGTAAAAATCAAAGGCCTCAGGTCGAGTCCACTGCTCTTGTGGGTACAATACATGTTAATTACATCAACTACTTTGTCATTACATCACAGTCGCTGGTCGATGATGCCAAATTTGTTGCTCTGACGGTCGCTCTGacgggttttgctaaaagcaggcccgcggcccagcggcccgcggcccacggcccaccacggcccagcggcctggcggcccgaaggcccagcggcccgcggcccacggcccgcgacggcccggtggcccggcggcccgaaggcccGGAGGCCCGGTAGTTTTTCTACCCAGCGGTAAATCCGCGCCCATGCTCAGATTTGCATCGGTTTGGGGGCGCAAATGAAAGactgtgagtttgaattcgtttaccattttaataatcatttcaatcgttttcgatcctttctttcgtcgcatgttgctaagtgaaaaatgttgtcattctctgttgttttcgtctgtttacaacaacaaacagaaaccaggattcaaatgattaaaatggtaaacgaattcaaactcaccgtcatccattttgcacgcccaaacccgatgcagatctgtgcatgcgcgtggatttaccgctggataGAAAAACTACCGGGcctccgggccgccgggccgcctGGCCGTCGctggccgtgggccgcgggccgctgggccttcgggccgccggGTCGCTGGGCCGTggtgggccgtgggccgcgggccccTCGGCCGCgtgcctgcttttagcaaaacccaaggaaaacttgtcatatttttcatttactctaccaaggaaaacttgtcaaggaaaacttgctagtgtgtacagtcggcaagttttccttgacaagtggacttgtcaaggaaaacttgctagtgtaaatgaggcttaaacGTTTGACCATGTCTTACCATAAGAAGGCTGTAAAAGCCTGGTTGTGTCTCCCAGGTTTTCAGCTTTCCTTCTGCTTCTTTAACGAGCACGGGATTTTGGCTGCAAGCCCTGCTCAACGTAAGCAATACTTTGTCTCTCGAAATATCGTTCATGCTGTTTTAATTAAGGATATTACTCAAGTTCCAAGGTTAGCCAAGCTTGCATGCATTTCTTGAGTGACATACATGAGGGGTTAATTagagggcaaccctaaaaccatgaatccggaatccggaatccggaatccggaatcataGTACAATAcacagagtaaaaactatcctaaacattcataaaagctaaccttaggcctaattaggcgtaaacaaacgtttttaggcctaattaggcctaaggttacataagaacaataataaGGAATTTGTGGAAAATTACAGATCAATTTCCCTGTTACCTATTCCAGCAAAATGTTTGGAGCGTCTTGTGCATACTGCTATTTATGCACATGTTTCGCCTTATTTATCTGAGTGGCAGCATGTATTCGTAAGGG
This window encodes:
- the LOC138035446 gene encoding ATP-dependent DNA helicase RecQ-like, translated to MALEFLRCVQKAPLSDGYDDIILKVKQVIYLESLYLKKDLVALLPTGYGKSLVFQVLPRLFREREETRATTSVTKSVVLVVSPLNALMYDQISKLRARGVEAAVLGVKKGIDADSPVISQWEGARESITQAGYEIVFCHPEAF